From one Suicoccus acidiformans genomic stretch:
- the dcm gene encoding DNA (cytosine-5-)-methyltransferase — protein sequence MKIFSMFDGVGGFTVGLDNADSEFFQTIYSNQYEPSRKSQDAYEVGVYRYPDMTHIPDDVADIPDARFEQMKEEGVDMIVGGFPCQDYSVARSKKNEMGIEGKKGVLFWEIIRATRIIEPKYLILENVDRLLKAPSSQRGRDFAVMLAAFNQLGYSVEWRVINAAEYGRSQRRRRVFFFVFRNDSGWGNYLDSKYETAQEDNLLNLKDFDTYADYIFKDGLFARQFPVKEIPFRNRRNFNILEEDVAKVSDEFSDGKFWNSGIMRYGYYYTADTDPLGDETPITLGEILQDESEVSEEYYLTPEQVEKFAYLRGPKKIERTSADGHTYVYSEGGMSPHDALDLPGRTMLTSEGTVNRSTHIVNQNGRLRFITPIEAERLQDFPDDWTKYKQLDTGEVVEVSKRMRLFFMGNALVTGIVKRIGEELKAIDTEYR from the coding sequence ATGAAAATTTTCTCAATGTTTGATGGGGTGGGAGGATTTACGGTTGGATTAGATAATGCTGATTCAGAATTCTTTCAAACCATTTATTCAAATCAATATGAACCATCAAGAAAAAGTCAAGACGCCTATGAAGTAGGCGTATACCGTTATCCAGATATGACGCATATTCCAGATGACGTAGCAGACATCCCAGATGCTCGCTTTGAGCAAATGAAGGAAGAGGGCGTAGATATGATTGTCGGCGGATTTCCTTGTCAGGATTACTCCGTTGCAAGAAGCAAGAAGAATGAAATGGGAATCGAAGGCAAGAAAGGGGTCCTCTTCTGGGAAATTATTCGAGCCACCCGTATCATTGAACCTAAATATCTCATCCTGGAGAATGTAGACCGACTACTTAAAGCACCTTCAAGCCAAAGAGGCCGCGATTTCGCGGTTATGTTAGCTGCTTTTAATCAATTAGGCTATTCAGTAGAATGGCGAGTGATTAATGCAGCTGAATATGGCCGGTCCCAAAGAAGACGCCGCGTATTCTTCTTTGTGTTTCGCAATGATAGTGGATGGGGAAATTACTTAGATTCCAAATATGAAACAGCTCAAGAAGATAATCTACTGAATTTAAAAGATTTCGATACGTATGCTGACTATATCTTTAAGGATGGACTATTCGCTCGGCAATTTCCGGTCAAAGAAATTCCATTTAGAAACCGAAGAAACTTCAATATCCTTGAAGAAGATGTTGCGAAGGTTTCAGATGAATTCTCAGATGGTAAATTCTGGAATAGTGGTATTATGCGCTATGGTTATTATTACACAGCTGACACTGATCCTTTAGGTGATGAGACTCCTATTACCCTGGGTGAAATTCTTCAAGACGAATCAGAGGTTTCCGAGGAGTATTATTTAACGCCTGAGCAGGTAGAGAAGTTTGCATATCTCAGAGGCCCTAAGAAGATTGAACGCACTTCAGCTGATGGACATACTTATGTTTATTCCGAAGGTGGTATGAGCCCTCATGATGCGCTTGACTTGCCAGGTCGAACGATGTTAACGTCAGAAGGAACCGTCAACCGCTCTACACATATTGTCAATCAGAATGGACGCCTTCGCTTTATTACGCCGATTGAGGCAGAGAGACTTCAGGACTTCCCAGACGACTGGACCAAGTATAAACAACTTGATACTGGTGAAGTTGTTGAAGTAAGCAAACGGATGCGTTTATTCTTTATGGGAAATGCGTTAGTGACAGGGATTGTAAAACGAATCGGTGAAGAATTGAAGGCGATTGACACCGAGTATAGATAA
- a CDS encoding Sau3AI family type II restriction endonuclease, which produces MQYKSIEEVLNTANTASGHQFKQYDKHNRLASRGNKGGLGQIIEEGLFGYEINSNPEADFKELGLELKVTPIKENKNGTYSAKERLVLNIIDFMSEYKYVFEDSAFWRKNERLLLMFYLWEKEKSRDEYHILKSIVHEFSDKDFEIIRQDWEYIVERILKGEAHELSEGDTMYLGACTKGANRKSLRQQPFSDIPAMQRAFSLKQSYMTAIVRREFNQEEVQRLTTSQELQEKTIEEILQERFAPYIGKTLTELSEQFSLPLNKKNKARIIPIVSRILGIKGTKLEAIEEFSKANIEFKTIRLEPNGLPKEHMSFEQVDFQRWLTEDFEDSQFYEKFEATKFLFTVFEYRETARENPNRELYLKKIVLWNMPERTIQNELRNMWQAGRAVLREGVKFTPTFRGVSNNLPGAKFNGVCHIRPKAQKASDKVQLPDGQMVTKQAYWLNNGYIADIVKD; this is translated from the coding sequence ATGCAATACAAATCGATTGAAGAAGTACTTAATACCGCTAATACCGCATCAGGCCACCAATTTAAACAATATGACAAACATAATCGTCTAGCGTCCAGAGGGAATAAGGGTGGCCTTGGTCAAATCATTGAAGAAGGGCTTTTCGGCTATGAAATTAATAGTAATCCTGAAGCTGATTTCAAAGAGTTAGGCCTTGAACTGAAAGTTACCCCGATTAAAGAAAACAAGAATGGTACTTATTCAGCCAAAGAGAGACTTGTGTTAAATATTATTGATTTCATGAGTGAGTATAAATATGTTTTTGAAGATTCTGCATTTTGGCGGAAGAATGAGCGCCTATTATTGATGTTCTACTTATGGGAAAAGGAAAAGTCGCGTGATGAATATCATATCCTTAAATCAATCGTTCACGAATTCTCGGATAAAGATTTTGAAATTATTCGCCAGGATTGGGAATATATTGTTGAACGGATTCTAAAAGGCGAGGCCCATGAGTTATCCGAAGGCGATACGATGTATCTTGGAGCATGTACCAAAGGCGCTAATAGAAAATCACTTCGTCAGCAACCTTTCTCAGATATTCCTGCTATGCAAAGAGCTTTCTCCTTGAAGCAATCTTACATGACCGCCATAGTTCGTCGGGAATTCAATCAAGAAGAAGTTCAACGCCTAACGACTTCTCAAGAATTACAAGAAAAGACAATCGAAGAAATCCTTCAAGAACGTTTCGCGCCTTATATTGGCAAGACATTGACCGAGTTAAGCGAACAATTTAGCTTACCCCTCAATAAAAAGAATAAAGCACGGATTATACCAATTGTCTCACGTATATTGGGCATTAAAGGAACGAAACTCGAAGCAATCGAAGAATTCTCCAAAGCAAATATCGAATTCAAGACGATTCGCTTGGAACCTAATGGTTTGCCGAAGGAGCATATGTCTTTTGAACAAGTTGACTTTCAGCGTTGGTTAACTGAAGATTTTGAAGATTCACAGTTCTATGAGAAATTTGAAGCAACGAAATTCCTCTTCACGGTCTTTGAGTACCGCGAGACAGCACGTGAGAATCCGAACCGAGAATTGTATCTTAAGAAAATCGTACTTTGGAATATGCCAGAACGGACTATCCAAAATGAGTTACGAAACATGTGGCAAGCAGGCCGAGCGGTTCTAAGGGAAGGCGTTAAATTCACCCCGACATTCCGTGGTGTATCGAACAACTTACCAGGAGCCAAATTTAACGGCGTGTGTCACATACGACCTAAAGCTCAAAAAGCTAGCGATAAAGTGCAACTACCTGACGGTCAAATGGTTACGAAGCAGGCATATTGGCTTAACAATGGGTATATTGCAGACATTGTAAAAGATTAA